DNA sequence from the Heptranchias perlo isolate sHepPer1 unplaced genomic scaffold, sHepPer1.hap1 HAP1_SCAFFOLD_43, whole genome shotgun sequence genome:
ATCAGGAAATGAGCGCCTTGTAGAGTCAGAGGAGTTTCTGGGGCGCGGCGCATTGTGGGGCCTGCGGCCGCCATTACTCGGCGGGTGTTGGTCAGTGCCCGCGTCGCCAACAGAACTGTGTCGAGAAATACAGATTGAGGAATTCTGAGCCGATTTggtgaacagacactgaccgtacaatgtagaacagtgTTTCTCAAACTGTTTTCCTCACgacccagtggaagaaaaatATTTCCCCATGGACCCAAAccaataatatcttctgactggagttttcatcaaatcccaataaaggtcaatacatgctcgctcttcactcCACTTCAAGTAATAAATAAACTTAGACATCGACGTTCCttgaaaatcattttaaatacagtataaatacaagaAAAcggtcaggttgagtttcacttagtTAATGTGACGGgtgttgttcatgatctcgttccaatctggatcacaggatgaaagcgcttcacgcatatcaggtgtcgctttctttctcttgtttttaaccttgtcagAGTCGAAAATCCTAGTTTGCAGATGTAGtttgttgtgaacggcagcaacaacagaacactaatcttacttaacagaggatattctttgaaagcactgatcgaaaaagatgacaaactgaatgacttgtggtgtgttttcagtgtgctcacaggtgagtcgcatcaGCTCGTTTTCTTCCTCAagcatcaagtttagcttcattattgattcaggatttccgaaagcaaaaggatctttcacccaacgctttcccatcaaattttcaaatccctctgcagggaagtagcgatcaaaatgttcagacagagcagcgagatgtaactgtatgacacatttcatttcattcgctTTATCTTCGTCGATGCTtttctctccaccccagagggctgtggatgctcagtcgttgagtgtattcaagaatgGATTTGTTAGATTTTTGgagaaggaaatcaagggatatggagatagggcggtaaagtggagttgaggttcaagTTCAGgcatgatctattgaatggcggagcaggctcgaggggccgtaaggccgactcctgctcatatttcttatgttcttatcctgacagaggtgcggtgcccagaactgaacacagtactctaaatgaggtctaaccagaggtCTGTATAACTGTGaaataacttccactcctttttattccagatccctagagataaagatcaaaattccATTAccgttttaacttttttttgcatCTTTAATGAATTGTGTACTTGGTCCCCTAaatgtctctcctcccccactgttccctgCTTCTCCGCATTTAGAATATACCCTGATCTATCTGTTTTATGGTCCaaggtggatgacttcacacttccccacgttgaactccatcttccacagttttgcccactcacttaatctatcaatgtccctttgcaactttctgctcccatctacaatgttaattgtgccacctaacttcgtgtcatcagcacacttggatataaggctctctacataagaacgtaagaaataggagcaggagtagcccatacgGTCCCACGAGccctctctgccattcaatcagatcagggctgatcttcgacctcaactccactttccctcccgatccccatatctcttgattccccgagagtccaaaaatctatcgatctcaacttttgaatatactcaaccactgagcatccacattcctctggggtagagaattccaaagattcacaacgctttgagtgaagaaatgtttccataAGTCGATCCTACATAGCCGTCCCCCTTATCTTGTGACTATAAGCttcagttcttgactctccagccaggggaatcagcctctcagcatctacctgtcaagccatctaagaatgttatacatttcaatgacatcacctctcattcttctatctccacagaatataggccaattttacacaatatttcctcatactacaattgcagcaagacctccttacttttacattccaacacccttacaataaaggctaccaTATCATtggccttcctcactctcattcgaccctttgcagctcactatttccagcatgtttttcctctattccttctggagggaaaagaaatgaaggctgaaatcattttactataattacacccgtttatgttttggaaacaatatccaactgaactgtatcaaattcgattgcaaacttaagagtttctGAAGGAAATAAACAAATGagaacacttaattgcgatggccgggaatcgaagccGGAtgaactgcttggaaggcagctatgctcaccactataccaccatcgctgacaatGCACGATGCTAAGATAGTTGATAAACATCAGaacctgaacagacactgcaaactgttggattttgttcttcatttgaactgctttctgacggatcctttctcgctctgttgcagttcccgtctccgcccagtagatgtcgccaacccccaatcaatggaaattacacaacagccagtaattcttcacctaatATCGGCCGCATCACCCATTCAGTGAGGTTAAATGATTACATTAAATGATTACGGAGACCTGACTACCAGCTGGGCACGACTGgctgcttaatattcaagtctataagatctttagaaaggacagagaagtagggaaagaggaggagtagcaatattgctaaaggacaatattacagcagttgaaagatCGAATATCaatgagggtgagcgggcagtgtaaacactctgagagagacccatcacaaatgCCCCCACTGTATTcatccagaaggtataagaagggcgagtgctggAGATTTCTTCATTCTGCGTAAAAgtatttgtgagattgtggaaatgtctggaagaggaaaatccgacggtaaagctcgggccaaggccaaacctcgctcatcccgggccagacttcagttccctgtgggccgtgttcacaggctcctgcgaaagtgGAACTATGCTAAACGTGTGGATGCTGGaaccccggtctatctggctgctgtgctcgagtatctggcggctgaaatcctcgagctggccggcaacgcggcccgcgacaacaagaagacccgcatcatccccagacacctgcagctggccatccgcaacgacggggagctcaacaagctgctgggagtgGTGACCATCGCTCAATGTGTCGCCTGATATCCAgtccgtgctgctgccgaagaaaatcAGCATTGTcggctccaagagcaagtaaagcggccaagacttaatctgataacccaaaggacaggaccaacttattgaaatctttgaagaaggaacagaaattgaatacaagtttaatgcagtagatgcaatatatttggatattccgaaggtcttcgataaggtaccgcattgtagactcatggctaagttcagagcatgtggtgtcaggggacaggtggcagaatggatagcaagctggctacaaaacataaaactgagaatagaggttaagggtcgctactcagactggcaaaatgtgggaagtgatgttccagttgctgggaccactgttcttcacaacttacattaacgatttggatttgggaatcggaagtacaattccaaaatttgtggacgacaccaaattggggaatgtagttaatacaaaggaagaatgcatcaaaatgcaagaggacattaataaacttacagaatgaagaataaggaggtcacacactgcttggattataagagtctaaacgggatagaggagcaaagggaactaggggtacagatatacaaattacaagaagtagcgacgcagctcaataaggtcataaaaaggaAACTCAAACACTCGGATTCACTTCTTGAGAGATAGAatggaaaagcaaagaagttatcttaaacttgtatgggaccttggttagaccaaacttggagtattgtgcacagttctggtctccatattatagaaaggacggagagggattggagaaggtgcaaaaacgattCTCATGATACGAGAAATGAGagaatattcttatcaggaaatgctgggtgtattttctctggaaaagtgaaggctgagggatgacgtGATAAAGGTCTTACGATAGGCtttcatagggtagacatagagaaaatgtttccacttgtgaggagtccaaaactaaaggtaataaatataaaaaggtcgctaataaatccaatcgggaattcaggagaaactgatttccccaaagagtggttagaatgtgggaaaCGCTACTACAAGgattagttgagacaaatagcacagatccattcaaggggaatctagattaagacacgaggaagaaaggaatagaaaggtatcctgatagagttagacgaattagggagggaggaggctcgtgtggagcataaacgccggcacagaccagttgggccgaatggcatgtttcGGTGCCTTAATTTCGATATAACTcaatgtaaaggctcttttcagtgcCAAccactgtatctgttactgtctgaagggagacgctgataacATGCGACCTGTGTTGCTTTGAactgcttttgtctcgttgtaGACGAGATGAAGTactaatgggactggagtcggtgcACCGACCACCGCTTCTGGACCCCAGTCCACACATCATctgatttcttgtatttatttaaactacttgccatgccatgctcgtaaagcatcaccagaactgaTCGACTAatctttctacatctgtggaattcagcgcttcgctacGTTTCtaatctattttgttggattatttacaaaaCGCATCAAACACACTGTAGAATCAGTGAGATCTAACTCTgagcagaaacaaataacagtgaacggcctggtgcccaggagatcagaaacATTACTTCGCCTGTTAACAACTAAACCGTGTTTCGAGTCCACCGACCCgcgttggttccatatgggggattaagcAGATAaagcgggaggggaggagtcagagtgAAGGACAGAGCgcagagcggcctctgatcttccagctccacctccagctttctccacccgccaatttaaaaccgtttatcgataatagaaccgaaacacagtgctccgcacaaacccttacagactcgggcttcatattcaaggatttccaGAAACCTGGAGCTTCAACTAAGGCatgttacaattaacagtcagtaatgttcctgcctaaatacagtcccttcgaaAACAAGTCaccccgcctccttccatttcagtcccagacccgattctatctccccacacatcccctcacaGACGGgatcagcagtttacaaacaccttattccagctgatttggagaaacTCGTGTGTTGTGGTTTGAGTTGTGATGCGgagtttctccaccagtgttaccgtctcatagagactctcgccctgaatctgtgaaaagaaaatgaccatgaactgTGACTGGAGCCTTAGacttccccagttacagtgaggcccgttccggacatctcattctctctgttttatatcagactgtatcccaccttcatgtccagcaaaacagaaacacacacactctgtcactcttacacttcctatcagtgtgttcatatcaCGCTCAAAAGCAGTATCGACCCCAATATactgcatcagagagagaggggatgacagacacggtgagagagagcggagagacagaTGCCGCAGTATCAGTTTCAGAAGAACCTGTGAAGTTCCGCTGAATCCAGAAAAATCCTATTGGAGAGAcaaaagatgcaatctcatctctcactgatattgtaccagACGCAGACACAATATTAATCCTACACTCAgtgcagagagtgacaaaaacaatgcgccacatttaaccctctcttgcctgcTGTACTATATTCGGTTTTGCAGCTCAGGACCGTTCGGTaatactctcagtgaccgagagtttcactctgatTAAATAAATCTGGGACCGgtgctgtcagatattaatcctgcacggtcccaacaaacacactgactcactctttcctcacatgtttctccaggattggtttgagaaatcctccctcccccatccccgagtTTCGGAGCTGCACGTCAGATGTTTCAGTAAAGAGTCCAAGACTGAACAGAAACCACATgctcatttcacagccgctcactttatctctgaaaggctctttaccatcaaaagatacagAGAGAAAAAGCACGGATGGAAACATctcgtttaatagttggagattgtaaagtcagtctggattccagcgttagtcactggtggaatcccatctgtttccattctggtgcctgttcctgcactgcctgtggaccccattccctctgacctttcccccagccccacttcctttgctcagactctgaaaaattccaattggggaaagtttccattgatttttgtattgggaattaaaccagatatatgCGCATGCGcgtctcagccccgcccccagcgctggattttggtgagcagaagagcgcatgcgcgctcccctcccccagctcggcctgtgggcgccattccctcagtgagcggaagaagatggtttaaaacagccgggaatggagagatcacggcccccgggggaagggggcAAAGAGCAGcttcgttacagcagctcatcgcttcgggaccgtgtccgcagatgggctcagagatcggcattgagtccgggggaaggtcagggggagtccgggggctgtttgtaagaggcggagtggatcaggaactggtcccggaacatggagtgagcggggaaagggagaggtcattctcgggctgtgtgtgtaccgggtgtgtccaggggaagggggacagaatgggaagaacctgctatttaaaatcattgctgctttctctccccaaaccagtagtgaatgttcctggttcagttccagtctcactctgtttattgttattggacagtgaagagtggaaacagagccggacagtaaggatgtggggagttatacaaagagcatctattgcaggcaccaggtgagaagtgtgaaggacacattttaaacagcggctgtttggtttcggttgaacggttagtcccatgggagaggggattagaaacctgacgtgtgcaaaggtccccgccccatcgggtcgtcccattcatggatcagtgcagaggTTGGGTTGTGTcaggatgtcactaaattgttgtaaaattgcccaacacacctggtttgcagaagctgagtgctgcagtactgcagtggagtcagaaactgacactgtttgtatcactggttctcatttgtggatattcaaaataatcattGATATGGATATTAATTCgaacacttttgtattttctccctcactggttcttgagttacaagagataaatttcttcctgcaggcaaatccttgaaggacccagaatcagtgttatgtttcctccactcgaggcacaaggaacagtgcagccaactccttctcccacacagtaagtacattatcacacacagcgcacagagacacagacaggtcatcagttccacagtctcagacagtagaagcagtcagtcccacactgatcccaagatccagagacacattttcaatccaacagtcaaacagaggcagacactgttccatttcccccgagctgagtcccgctgacaggtagatacaaaaatcccagtccaagatcacactatcagattgaaaggcactgtatcaatctcacaatagggcaacattagctacgaattaaataccagatcgaaatcacacatggtacccgatttaaaggtgcagaatgaatcccaataatgtcccctgagattccaattgattactcgcccagaactctcacacacatgtgagttGATACACTAtgcgaatggatattgcatgtatcatgtgatacaaattgcatacgagtccaaaactcatgtacagtatcagattaaAAATGCTGTGAGAGTGTaatctgagaaacaaattagatatcagtttatAATGGACTCATATTGTGAGatgtaaagatacagtatcaattctattagtacagactgagctatacattatacgccatttgaaaagtgtcaccatatcaatttgaaagatacattatctttcacaatagtactcacagagatacagatttaatagtagttcaaaaagcacacaaataatctgattaaaacctacagtgtcaaatcctaaagtgtatccacatttaccaattaaataatgagaaatatgatctaaacatgaagatattaaagctaaaaTTTTTTATGCCATAAtgcaatctgagagaataattaatacagatacagaatgaatctcacactcagatatagtaccagagactgacagatgcagaaggaatcccaaactcacatacaataatagagactgacagacacagagcgaatcctacactcacatatggtaccagagatgacagatatagaatgaatcccacactggcatACAGTACCAAGTGCTGATAGATATCTAGTTAATTACTCACTCTCAtaaagtactagagactgacagaaagaTAATGACTCCCAcattcacacagtaccagagcctgagagatacagaatgaatcacacactcacacacagtaccagagtctgacagatagagaatgcatCCCACACCAACATGCATTTTGAGAGGCTGCATATACAGAAAGAATTCAACACCCACATACAAGACTGGAGACTGAAagacacagaataaatcccacactcacagtatcagagactgcatATATAGATTAAAtcgcaaactcaca
Encoded proteins:
- the LOC137312539 gene encoding histone H2A type 1-H-like, with the translated sequence MSGRGKSDGKARAKAKPRSSRARLQFPVGRVHRLLRKWNYAKRVDAGTPVYLAAVLEYLAAEILELAGNAARDNKKTRIIPRHLQLAIRNDGELNKLLGVVTIAQCVA